In Melioribacteraceae bacterium 4301-Me, a genomic segment contains:
- a CDS encoding TonB-dependent receptor domain-containing protein: protein MKYCFIFFIIFSLEVSAQINFKISIRDSVTNEPLVGANIFVKNSNTGATTNLNGIALLKLPKGKSDLLISYIGYKAKEIEVQIGTSDSIKNVIVLLSPTSINLQQVTVTTSRINSFINDSPQRIEILGTEELHEKTIENPPNISEMLSELSAVQVVQTSSLSGATNFRILGLSGQYTQILKDGYPLFGGLSQDFALIQIPPLDLAQIEIIKGASSTFYGNGALTGILNLISKVPEEKSNTKFLFNITSFSGIDAGAFYSSPKAKTAFTLLTQYDYTPPKDLNRDGFTEISRLHKFNIEPKIFYQFNEKSNLKITASFLYDERLGGDIAAINSSPSPTHSFILKSASNRFSSGIDYQYLLDKENTIKIKSGISLFDLSINSMKTLFKGKQTLSFSEISYSNNSPKNKFTAGLSLATDNLTEDKYSTFSINNQSQSQIGLFFIDNIKLNDAINLEAGLRYEHINTMNDFLLPTAAAIYKPIKNFYVRFNYGTGYRIPSPISYLNEIEGTTTESTKIYKPTGEEYSKSYSLDCNYNFTFSNNFFLKLNQTFFAVKINNPYQKSLNDSNQYNLITQAAPLESYGTETNLRFGLEDVNFFVGLSYLKTVRKYYNNSLLPLTPKFKIVSILQIENENFWELDLGNIYMGSQYLDSGEKILPFATFEAMLKIKFGYFDFILNCENIFNFTQSDREPLVFPPYQDPRFAEIWGPIEGRKFNIALVFSK from the coding sequence ATGAAATATTGTTTTATATTCTTTATAATTTTCTCGTTAGAAGTTTCTGCTCAAATCAATTTTAAAATTTCAATAAGAGATTCTGTTACTAATGAACCGCTTGTGGGTGCAAATATATTTGTAAAGAATTCTAATACTGGAGCAACAACTAATTTAAATGGGATTGCACTTTTAAAGTTACCTAAAGGCAAAAGTGACTTATTGATTTCATATATCGGCTATAAAGCTAAAGAAATTGAAGTGCAAATTGGGACAAGCGATTCAATAAAAAATGTAATTGTTCTACTTTCGCCGACGAGCATTAATTTACAGCAAGTAACAGTTACAACGTCAAGAATTAATTCTTTCATTAATGATAGTCCGCAACGAATAGAAATTCTGGGAACGGAAGAATTACACGAAAAGACAATAGAAAATCCGCCGAATATTTCTGAAATGTTATCAGAATTATCGGCGGTACAGGTTGTGCAGACATCATCATTAAGCGGAGCAACAAATTTCAGAATACTTGGTTTAAGTGGTCAGTATACTCAAATTCTTAAAGATGGTTACCCGCTGTTTGGTGGTCTATCGCAGGATTTTGCACTAATTCAAATCCCACCTTTAGACCTTGCTCAAATAGAAATTATTAAAGGGGCTTCTTCTACTTTTTATGGTAATGGAGCTTTAACAGGTATCTTAAATTTAATTTCAAAAGTACCTGAGGAAAAGTCCAATACTAAATTTCTATTTAATATTACCAGTTTCAGCGGTATTGATGCGGGTGCATTTTACTCAAGTCCAAAAGCAAAAACTGCTTTTACTCTACTTACTCAATACGATTACACGCCTCCAAAGGATTTAAACAGAGACGGCTTCACAGAAATTTCCAGGCTGCACAAATTTAATATTGAACCAAAAATATTTTATCAATTCAACGAAAAAAGTAACTTAAAAATAACCGCTTCGTTTCTTTATGACGAACGACTTGGCGGCGATATAGCAGCAATAAATTCTTCACCTTCTCCAACTCATAGTTTTATTTTGAAATCGGCATCTAATCGTTTCTCTTCAGGAATTGACTATCAATATTTACTAGATAAGGAAAACACAATTAAAATTAAAAGTGGAATATCTTTGTTTGATTTATCAATTAACTCTATGAAAACACTTTTCAAAGGAAAACAAACCCTTAGTTTTTCAGAAATTTCTTATTCTAATAACTCACCAAAAAATAAATTCACTGCAGGTTTAAGCTTGGCAACCGATAATTTAACAGAGGACAAATATTCTACCTTTAGTATAAACAACCAATCCCAATCACAAATCGGTCTTTTTTTTATTGATAATATAAAATTAAACGATGCAATTAATCTGGAAGCAGGATTACGTTATGAACATATTAATACAATGAATGATTTTCTTCTTCCTACCGCAGCTGCAATATACAAACCTATTAAAAATTTTTATGTACGGTTTAACTATGGAACCGGCTATCGAATTCCTTCACCAATCTCTTATTTGAATGAAATTGAAGGAACTACAACTGAAAGTACTAAAATTTATAAGCCGACAGGAGAGGAGTATTCAAAAAGTTATTCACTAGATTGTAATTATAATTTTACTTTTTCCAACAATTTCTTTTTGAAACTAAACCAGACCTTTTTTGCAGTTAAGATTAATAATCCGTATCAAAAATCACTTAACGATAGTAACCAATATAATCTTATAACTCAAGCAGCACCTTTAGAAAGCTATGGAACGGAAACAAACTTACGTTTTGGACTTGAGGATGTTAATTTTTTCGTAGGTTTGTCATATTTAAAAACTGTTAGAAAATATTATAACAATTCTCTTTTACCGTTAACCCCGAAATTCAAAATCGTCTCTATTCTGCAAATTGAAAATGAAAACTTCTGGGAGTTAGACTTAGGAAATATTTATATGGGAAGTCAATATTTAGATAGTGGAGAAAAGATATTACCCTTTGCAACATTCGAGGCGATGTTAAAAATTAAGTTTGGTTATTTTGACTTTATTCTCAATTGTGAAAACATTTTTAACTTTACCCAGTCCGATAGAGAACCACTTGTATTCCCCCCATATCAAGACCCAAGATTTGCCGAAATATGGGGACCAATCGAAGGAAGAAAATTTAATATAGCACTTGTTTTTTCTAAGTAA
- a CDS encoding class I SAM-dependent methyltransferase: protein MTVKIEKPYTSLAKIYSYLMRSVDYKNWAKYLIDLFESFGFEQPRILELASGTGKVSRFLEKKFNNIIYSDISLEMLKNFETPERMLVCCDMTMLPFRTKFDIVFSIFDSVNYLTNTTQLKRMFNQVNKVLSDYGYFTFDVSLENNSKRYQKYLNRKGKFNGIHYKQISKYKEQTRIHYNIFELTFENGLTVQEIHKEKIYPLKVYYKLAETEGLYVTACYDAFSFNHGNDNSERVQLVLKKKDF from the coding sequence ATGACAGTAAAAATTGAAAAACCTTATACTTCTTTAGCAAAAATTTATTCATATTTAATGAGGTCGGTAGACTATAAAAATTGGGCTAAATATTTAATTGATTTGTTTGAGAGTTTTGGTTTTGAACAACCTCGTATTTTAGAATTGGCCAGTGGTACAGGTAAAGTATCTCGTTTCCTTGAAAAAAAATTTAATAATATTATTTATTCCGACATTTCATTGGAAATGTTAAAAAATTTTGAGACACCTGAGAGAATGCTTGTTTGCTGTGATATGACCATGCTGCCATTTCGAACTAAGTTCGATATTGTATTCTCAATTTTTGATAGTGTTAATTATTTAACTAACACAACACAATTAAAACGAATGTTTAATCAAGTGAATAAAGTTTTATCTGATTATGGATATTTTACTTTTGATGTTAGCCTTGAAAATAATAGTAAAAGATATCAGAAATATCTGAACAGAAAAGGGAAGTTTAACGGGATTCATTATAAACAAATTAGTAAATACAAAGAGCAGACTAGAATTCATTACAATATTTTTGAATTAACATTTGAAAATGGTTTAACTGTTCAGGAAATTCACAAAGAGAAAATTTATCCACTAAAAGTTTATTATAAATTAGCAGAGACCGAAGGTCTATATGTAACTGCATGTTATGATGCTTTTTCATTTAATCATGGTAATGACAACTCTGAAAGGGTGCAGCTTGTACTAAAGAAAAAGGACTTTTGA
- a CDS encoding folylpolyglutamate synthase/dihydrofolate synthase family protein → MDYNSAIKKLFSLHQFGIKLGLDNISKLCEFIGNPQKELKAFHIAGSNGKGSTASFLASILMEEGYKVGLYTSPHFVKFNERIRIDGKEIDDDYIVNFVSELNSYIDQNSPTFFELTTAMAFKYFYENKVDFAVIETGLGGRLDATNIIEPLISIITTISLEHTNVLGDTIQKIAREKAGIIKKGKPVVLGIMPPEAIDSIKEIAEKIGSRVLLLKEIVDDKGEYLRIKNNPNYYNIYQTPLKGKFQLFNAALAIAAINQILILSNGINIDRGIRNVVRNSGIQGRYEIYNNNPLVIFDSAHNPEGVKSFLGEFIKDKKKYTKRILLFGVMRDKNIPEMLFLLREHFDEILITSVNYERAASIEMLQDITKQLKINSIMVKEPEEYIKKFISSNKGNEVLVVLGSMYLLGQVKKMLAKNFNGVEKILWN, encoded by the coding sequence ATGGATTATAACTCTGCAATAAAAAAGCTTTTTTCTTTACATCAGTTTGGAATTAAATTAGGATTAGACAATATTTCTAAGTTGTGTGAATTTATAGGCAATCCTCAAAAAGAGTTAAAGGCTTTTCATATTGCCGGATCAAACGGTAAAGGAAGTACGGCATCTTTTCTTGCAAGCATATTAATGGAAGAAGGGTACAAAGTGGGCTTATATACCTCACCTCATTTTGTGAAATTTAACGAAAGAATTCGCATTGATGGAAAAGAAATTGATGATGATTATATAGTAAATTTTGTTAGTGAGTTGAACTCGTATATCGACCAAAATAGCCCTACTTTCTTTGAGTTGACCACAGCAATGGCTTTTAAGTATTTTTATGAAAACAAAGTTGATTTTGCTGTTATAGAGACTGGTCTTGGCGGACGTTTAGATGCAACAAACATAATTGAACCATTAATTTCAATTATAACTACAATTAGCCTTGAACATACTAACGTGTTAGGTGATACAATTCAAAAAATTGCGAGGGAAAAAGCCGGCATTATTAAAAAGGGAAAACCTGTTGTACTTGGAATTATGCCACCTGAAGCAATTGATTCTATTAAGGAAATTGCTGAGAAAATTGGAAGTAGAGTATTGTTGTTAAAAGAAATTGTTGATGATAAAGGAGAATATTTAAGAATAAAAAACAACCCAAATTACTATAACATTTATCAGACTCCATTAAAGGGCAAATTCCAGTTGTTTAATGCTGCTTTGGCTATAGCTGCTATAAATCAAATACTAATTCTGTCTAATGGAATAAATATAGATAGAGGAATAAGAAACGTAGTTCGAAATTCCGGTATTCAAGGGCGTTATGAAATTTATAATAATAATCCTTTAGTTATTTTTGATTCAGCACATAACCCTGAAGGCGTAAAATCCTTTCTGGGCGAGTTTATTAAGGACAAGAAAAAATATACTAAACGAATACTGCTTTTTGGTGTAATGAGAGATAAAAATATACCTGAAATGCTTTTTTTGCTTAGGGAACATTTTGATGAGATACTTATAACCTCAGTTAATTACGAAAGAGCTGCTTCAATTGAGATGTTACAAGATATTACCAAGCAGTTAAAAATAAATTCAATTATGGTTAAAGAACCTGAAGAGTATATAAAGAAATTCATAAGTTCAAATAAAGGGAACGAGGTCCTTGTAGTTTTAGGGAGTATGTATTTACTTGGTCAAGTAAAAAAGATGTTAGCAAAAAACTTTAATGGGGTTGAGAAAATTTTATGGAATTAA
- the ftsE gene encoding cell division ATP-binding protein FtsE: MLTFSHVDFKYYNQPVFTDLNLQINEGEFVFLIGKSGIGKSTLLQLIYMNLLPQSGYVQFDKFSSETIKTKDLPYLRRKLGIVFQDFQLLEDRTVYDNLAFVLQVTGCPRKIIKKKVYHALSEVGLTHKQTNMPKELSGGEQQRVAIARAIINEPLLILADEPTGNLDPETAQEILDILKKINSRGTAVLFATHNYDLVRKFDTKIIKLENGKAVKVILKKKEEEKL; this comes from the coding sequence ATGCTTACTTTTTCACATGTCGATTTTAAGTACTATAACCAGCCAGTTTTCACTGACTTGAATCTTCAGATTAATGAAGGTGAGTTTGTTTTTCTGATTGGCAAAAGCGGTATAGGTAAATCAACCTTGCTTCAACTGATTTACATGAATTTGCTTCCACAATCAGGCTATGTTCAATTCGATAAGTTCTCCTCCGAAACAATAAAGACCAAAGACTTGCCATATCTCAGAAGAAAATTAGGAATTGTTTTTCAGGATTTCCAATTGCTTGAAGACAGAACAGTTTATGATAATTTAGCTTTTGTTCTGCAAGTCACTGGCTGTCCACGTAAGATAATTAAAAAGAAAGTCTACCATGCGCTATCGGAAGTTGGTTTAACACATAAACAGACCAATATGCCAAAAGAACTTTCCGGTGGTGAGCAACAAAGAGTTGCAATTGCCAGAGCAATAATAAATGAACCTCTTTTAATTTTAGCTGATGAACCAACCGGTAATTTAGATCCTGAGACAGCCCAAGAAATTTTAGATATTTTAAAGAAAATTAATTCACGAGGTACTGCAGTTTTGTTTGCAACTCATAATTATGATTTAGTAAGAAAATTTGATACAAAAATAATTAAACTCGAAAACGGCAAAGCTGTCAAAGTAATTTTGAAAAAGAAAGAAGAAGAAAAACTATAA
- the pdxA gene encoding 4-hydroxythreonine-4-phosphate dehydrogenase PdxA, translating to MIRLAFTCGDINGIGPEISIKTFNECYDPEKRKIYYFSPKNSFEKICSSIKPNFPFEIVDSIYKSSEKPELVSIINIGNYEINAGFPTRQSGEASFQSLKHAFNSVYELKICNALITNPISKTAIKLSGQNFSGHTELLAKWSNKKNYLMLFLSDQLKAGLVTVHVPLFRVSKLITKKRVTAAVRILYDSLRKDFNIQRPKIAVLGLNPHAGEEGNIGKEEINIIHPAIKKFDFAEGPFVPDAFFGTKKINNFDAVLAMYHDQALIPFKMINFYKGVNFTAGLPIIRTSPDHGTAFDIAGKNIANNSSLSSALNWAEKIYANRSNKIIIANPNDSKN from the coding sequence ATGATAAGATTAGCATTTACATGCGGCGATATTAATGGAATAGGACCAGAAATATCAATAAAAACTTTTAACGAATGCTATGACCCAGAAAAAAGAAAAATCTATTATTTCTCACCAAAAAATTCATTTGAAAAAATATGTAGCTCTATAAAGCCAAATTTTCCTTTTGAAATTGTTGATTCAATTTATAAAAGTAGTGAAAAGCCAGAGTTAGTTTCTATAATTAATATTGGCAATTATGAAATTAATGCTGGCTTTCCAACACGCCAATCGGGCGAAGCAAGCTTTCAATCTTTGAAACATGCATTTAATTCTGTTTATGAGTTGAAGATATGCAATGCACTAATTACAAATCCAATTTCTAAAACAGCTATTAAACTTTCGGGTCAAAATTTTTCTGGTCATACAGAGCTTTTAGCTAAATGGTCAAATAAAAAAAATTATCTGATGCTTTTTCTTTCTGATCAATTGAAAGCTGGATTGGTAACAGTTCATGTTCCTTTATTTCGCGTTAGTAAATTAATTACAAAAAAAAGAGTAACGGCTGCAGTTAGAATTCTTTATGATTCACTAAGGAAAGATTTTAATATTCAAAGGCCAAAAATAGCTGTTCTTGGTTTGAACCCTCATGCTGGAGAAGAAGGAAATATTGGGAAAGAAGAAATTAATATTATCCATCCTGCCATTAAAAAATTTGATTTTGCTGAGGGACCATTTGTGCCCGACGCCTTTTTTGGCACAAAAAAAATTAACAACTTCGATGCTGTATTAGCTATGTATCACGACCAAGCTTTAATCCCATTTAAAATGATAAATTTTTACAAAGGTGTAAATTTTACTGCTGGGTTGCCTATTATAAGAACATCACCTGACCACGGCACAGCCTTTGATATTGCAGGCAAAAATATTGCTAATAACTCCAGCCTCTCTTCTGCACTAAACTGGGCTGAAAAAATTTATGCAAATCGAAGCAACAAAATTATTATTGCCAATCCAAATGACAGTAAAAATTGA
- the rho gene encoding transcription termination factor Rho has translation MDISELQSKKIVDLYKIAKEFGLTGYSDLRKQELIFKILEAQSQKDGLTFSKGVLEVLADGYGFLRSADYNYLPSPDDIYVSPSQIKRFSLRTGDFVSGQVRPPKEGERFFALLRVEAVNGKDPEEIRERTLFDNLTPIYPTKRLKLETSPGEYSMRIVDLLAPIGKGQRGLIVSPPKAGKTVLLQKIANSITRNHPEVKIIMLLIDERPEEVTDMQRSVQAEVISSTFDEPAERHVQVANMVIEKAKRMVEAGDDVMILLDSITRLARAHNTVIPHSGRILSGGVDSQALHKPKRFFGSARNTEDGGSLTIIGTALIDTGSRMDEVIFEEFKGTGNMELVLDRNLADRRIFPAIDVNKSSTRKEELLLKEDELNKVWILRKILSEFDPIEAMEFLLDKLKGTKNNKEFMLSMNS, from the coding sequence ATGGATATTTCAGAACTGCAATCTAAGAAGATTGTTGACCTGTACAAGATAGCCAAAGAATTTGGACTAACAGGTTACAGCGACCTTCGTAAACAAGAACTTATTTTTAAAATCCTTGAAGCTCAGTCGCAAAAAGACGGGCTAACTTTTTCAAAAGGCGTCCTTGAAGTTTTAGCCGATGGATATGGTTTCTTACGTTCGGCTGATTATAATTATTTGCCATCGCCAGATGATATTTACGTTTCACCTTCTCAAATAAAAAGGTTTAGTCTTAGGACTGGCGATTTTGTTAGCGGACAAGTTAGACCGCCAAAAGAAGGGGAAAGGTTTTTCGCCCTTTTACGCGTTGAAGCTGTTAATGGGAAAGACCCAGAGGAGATAAGAGAAAGAACTTTATTTGACAATCTTACACCAATCTATCCTACAAAAAGACTTAAATTAGAAACATCTCCCGGTGAATATTCCATGAGAATAGTTGACCTGTTGGCTCCGATTGGTAAAGGACAGAGAGGCCTAATAGTTTCTCCGCCTAAAGCAGGTAAGACTGTTTTATTGCAAAAGATTGCTAATTCAATTACAAGAAATCATCCCGAAGTTAAAATTATTATGTTGCTAATAGATGAAAGGCCCGAAGAAGTAACGGACATGCAACGCTCAGTTCAAGCTGAAGTAATTAGCTCGACTTTTGATGAGCCAGCTGAAAGACACGTTCAAGTAGCAAATATGGTGATCGAAAAAGCAAAAAGAATGGTTGAAGCCGGCGATGATGTTATGATTTTGTTAGATAGTATTACACGTCTGGCTCGAGCACACAATACTGTAATTCCACACAGCGGAAGAATACTTTCTGGTGGAGTTGATTCCCAAGCTCTACATAAACCTAAAAGATTTTTCGGCTCGGCTCGAAATACAGAAGATGGCGGAAGTCTTACTATTATTGGCACAGCTTTAATTGATACAGGTAGCAGAATGGACGAAGTTATTTTTGAAGAGTTTAAAGGAACTGGCAATATGGAATTGGTACTTGATAGAAACCTTGCCGATAGAAGAATTTTTCCAGCAATTGATGTTAATAAATCTAGTACAAGAAAAGAAGAACTGTTATTGAAAGAAGATGAACTGAATAAAGTCTGGATTTTGAGAAAAATTTTAAGTGAATTCGACCCTATTGAAGCTATGGAATTTTTGTTGGACAAATTAAAGGGTACGAAAAATAACAAAGAATTTATGTTAAGTATGAATAGTTGA
- a CDS encoding adenylate kinase, with amino-acid sequence MNIIIFGAPGVGKGTQAKILSQKLNILHISTGDILRDAIKNQTELGKKAKEIVDKGELVPDEIVGEIVKETIRSPKCKNGFILDGFPRNIHQAKILSSILNEISNSEPVIIKLVANDDVIVKRLSSRLICSKCGNILNENEVSDNFICPVCKAKNSYYRRSDDEESVIRKRLAIYHQTTAPVLDYYQNKARIIEVDGTLSIEDVTKEILNKLE; translated from the coding sequence ATGAATATTATCATATTTGGAGCCCCAGGCGTAGGCAAGGGAACTCAAGCTAAAATTTTATCTCAGAAGTTAAATATTCTTCACATTTCCACCGGCGATATTCTTAGAGATGCAATTAAGAATCAAACTGAGCTTGGTAAAAAAGCAAAGGAGATTGTTGATAAAGGTGAACTAGTGCCCGATGAAATTGTTGGTGAAATTGTAAAAGAAACTATTAGAAGTCCTAAATGCAAAAATGGATTTATACTTGATGGATTTCCTAGAAATATTCATCAAGCCAAAATACTGAGTTCCATTTTAAATGAAATCTCAAATTCTGAACCAGTTATCATCAAACTTGTTGCTAATGATGACGTAATTGTTAAACGTCTTTCCTCTCGCTTAATTTGCAGTAAATGCGGAAATATCTTAAATGAAAATGAAGTAAGTGATAATTTTATTTGCCCAGTCTGCAAAGCAAAAAATAGTTATTATCGCAGAAGTGATGATGAGGAAAGTGTAATTAGAAAAAGGTTAGCAATTTATCATCAAACAACAGCGCCGGTTTTAGACTATTATCAAAACAAAGCAAGAATAATAGAAGTTGACGGTACCCTTTCTATCGAAGATGTTACAAAAGAAATCTTGAATAAACTAGAATAA
- the tadA gene encoding tRNA adenosine(34) deaminase TadA has product MLFAEHVYKFMYSALQEAEKALNEDEVPVGAIVVYNNKIIGRGYNQTERLKDSTAHAEMLALTAASNNLGNKFLTECDLYVTVEPCIMCTGAILLSRIKNLYFAAFEPKFGACGSLYNLVDNSFYNHKVNVYSGIYSDESKKLLASYFKRKRTTNFYYPL; this is encoded by the coding sequence ATGTTATTTGCTGAACATGTTTATAAATTTATGTATTCAGCTTTGCAGGAAGCTGAAAAAGCATTAAATGAGGACGAAGTTCCTGTAGGTGCAATTGTTGTTTATAACAATAAAATTATTGGCAGAGGATATAATCAAACAGAGAGATTAAAAGATTCTACAGCACATGCTGAAATGTTAGCTCTTACCGCTGCTTCTAACAATTTGGGTAATAAATTTTTAACCGAATGTGACTTATATGTAACAGTCGAGCCATGCATTATGTGTACAGGCGCTATTCTTTTATCAAGGATAAAAAATCTATACTTTGCTGCGTTCGAACCTAAATTTGGAGCATGTGGAAGCTTATACAACTTGGTAGATAATTCTTTTTACAATCATAAAGTAAATGTATATTCTGGCATTTACTCTGATGAATCGAAAAAGCTGCTTGCTTCTTATTTTAAGAGAAAAAGAACAACCAATTTTTACTATCCACTTTAA
- a CDS encoding ATP-binding protein gives MSIFKTLLSKWHSISVEKKIIATWLISLCAIVILSSILYFSKQELYKSSKVVTDNAKLRSETQAILKTLQKLEIYSKNYLIAGSKKDSINYFSNLDSLLSNLRKLEALINNNPRFLKFFTPLAETIRKQLYKLNHLSFSLNHSEVMDLEVIRLEENVYKKLDNYWQMLDDEEEKAALEQIQSLQYKVNKNLTYFVILILIYIILLTTLFIVIILDVRKRRKLAVEIARSKNELETIINTAPALIYVKNLERKFTLVNTSFLHFFNITKEKILSQTNEDLISKNDRWLADEEDNAIIENKITLNNIEREIQLYNGIKRWLNINKAPLIDENNEVIGIVGVMDDITQRIEFQNSLLESQRKLEEVNNQKDKLFSIVAHDLRSPFYSLLGFTQLLRDEFDNTPDEEKKEYIDNIAVSLKNLLALIDNLLTWARINMNKVNFEPDIIYLDYVIKKVIDSLKFAAHQKSISIINNCPPEQKVYADSNMIETVIRNLVSNAIKFTHENGKVEINVKDQKENILIEIKDNGIGMDETSLSSLFQNNSNRSSSGTKNEQGTGLGLIICKEFIEKNNGKLNIQSKVGEGSTFSFTLPKNNNQQIL, from the coding sequence ATGAGCATATTCAAAACCTTACTTAGTAAATGGCATAGTATATCAGTAGAGAAAAAAATAATTGCTACTTGGTTAATTTCTTTATGTGCAATAGTTATACTAAGCAGCATACTTTATTTCTCAAAACAAGAACTTTACAAGAGTTCAAAAGTTGTTACTGATAATGCAAAACTTCGCTCTGAAACACAAGCTATACTAAAAACACTTCAGAAGCTTGAGATATATAGTAAGAATTATTTAATAGCAGGCAGCAAAAAAGATTCGATTAATTATTTTTCAAATCTCGATTCTCTTTTGAGCAATTTAAGGAAATTAGAAGCACTTATTAACAATAATCCAAGATTCTTAAAGTTTTTCACTCCACTTGCAGAAACAATTCGGAAACAATTGTATAAATTAAATCATCTGTCTTTTTCACTGAACCACTCAGAAGTAATGGATTTAGAAGTAATACGCTTAGAGGAAAATGTCTATAAAAAATTAGATAATTATTGGCAAATGTTAGACGATGAAGAAGAAAAAGCGGCTTTAGAACAAATTCAATCTCTTCAGTATAAGGTAAATAAAAACTTAACCTACTTCGTAATACTTATTTTAATCTATATTATTCTTTTAACAACATTGTTTATTGTAATTATTCTTGATGTAAGAAAAAGAAGGAAATTAGCTGTTGAAATAGCACGAAGCAAGAATGAACTTGAAACCATAATTAATACTGCTCCAGCTCTTATTTATGTGAAAAATTTAGAAAGAAAATTTACACTTGTAAATACATCTTTCCTTCATTTTTTTAATATAACAAAAGAAAAAATTCTTTCGCAAACCAATGAAGATTTGATTAGTAAAAATGACAGATGGCTCGCTGATGAAGAAGATAATGCTATTATAGAAAATAAAATTACATTAAATAACATTGAAAGAGAGATTCAGCTTTATAATGGAATTAAACGTTGGCTCAACATAAATAAAGCTCCGCTTATTGATGAAAATAATGAAGTAATAGGAATTGTCGGTGTTATGGATGACATCACCCAAAGAATAGAATTTCAAAACTCTTTATTGGAAAGTCAAAGAAAACTTGAGGAAGTCAACAATCAAAAAGATAAACTCTTTTCTATTGTTGCTCATGATTTACGCAGTCCATTTTACAGCTTACTAGGCTTTACACAACTATTACGAGACGAGTTTGACAATACACCTGACGAAGAAAAAAAAGAATATATTGATAATATTGCAGTCTCACTAAAGAACCTCTTAGCATTAATTGACAATTTGCTTACATGGGCACGTATTAACATGAACAAAGTAAATTTTGAACCTGACATAATATATTTAGATTATGTCATCAAGAAAGTAATTGATTCATTAAAATTTGCAGCCCATCAAAAATCTATATCCATAATAAATAATTGTCCACCAGAACAAAAGGTATATGCTGATTCCAATATGATTGAAACTGTAATCCGAAACCTTGTTTCCAATGCTATAAAATTTACACATGAGAATGGGAAAGTTGAAATTAATGTTAAAGATCAGAAAGAGAATATTTTAATAGAAATTAAAGATAATGGCATAGGCATGGATGAAACTTCTTTATCTTCTCTTTTTCAAAATAATTCTAATCGTTCTTCAAGTGGTACAAAAAATGAGCAAGGTACTGGACTTGGTTTAATAATATGTAAAGAATTCATAGAAAAGAACAACGGAAAATTAAATATCCAAAGTAAAGTTGGCGAAGGCTCTACTTTTTCGTTTACATTACCTAAAAATAATAATCAACAGATTTTATAA
- a CDS encoding PepSY-like domain-containing protein: protein MKAKNLLIAFLFFSFTAFAQQVNIPKAAKDSFSKLYPKATEVKWDKEKQGYEASFKLNGKDMSVIFDKEGKVVETETAIEISQLPKGVEKYVMDNYKGFKITGAAKIIKANGEELFEAEITKGKNSKDLLFDKNGKAEKKDVNKEKENESEDKEDED, encoded by the coding sequence ATGAAAGCGAAAAATCTTTTAATAGCATTTCTATTTTTTTCTTTCACTGCTTTTGCACAGCAGGTAAACATCCCAAAAGCTGCAAAAGACTCATTTTCAAAACTATATCCAAAGGCAACTGAAGTTAAATGGGATAAAGAAAAACAGGGTTACGAAGCCAGTTTCAAATTGAACGGGAAAGATATGTCTGTTATTTTCGATAAAGAAGGAAAAGTTGTGGAAACTGAAACCGCTATTGAGATTTCTCAGTTACCAAAAGGTGTAGAGAAATATGTAATGGATAACTATAAGGGATTTAAAATTACCGGTGCTGCTAAAATTATTAAAGCAAATGGCGAAGAGTTATTCGAGGCTGAGATAACTAAAGGAAAGAACAGTAAAGATTTATTGTTCGATAAGAATGGAAAAGCTGAGAAGAAGGATGTGAACAAAGAAAAAGAAAATGAAAGCGAAGACAAAGAAGACGAAGACTAA